One segment of Candidatus Thermoplasmatota archaeon DNA contains the following:
- the psmB gene encoding archaeal proteasome endopeptidase complex subunit beta, giving the protein MDKLLSNEANLMKTGTSTLGFVCKNGVVMGTEMRATMGHMIGHKTTQKLFRINDRIGFTVAGLVGDAQVLARWLAAEVELYEVKRNAPISIKAASTLLANILNGRKFAPFYVQLLVGGVDKEGGWVYSLDAAGGSIPDKFVATGSGSPFMYGVLEDHWKDDMTTDEGLDLGIRALMAAMKRDSASGDGIAICAIDPKTGFKRLDKAEIDRRKKRMGIVTPQPGGN; this is encoded by the coding sequence ATGGACAAACTCCTCTCCAACGAAGCAAACCTCATGAAGACGGGCACGAGCACGCTCGGCTTTGTCTGCAAGAACGGGGTCGTCATGGGCACCGAGATGCGGGCCACCATGGGCCACATGATCGGACACAAGACGACCCAGAAGCTCTTCCGCATCAACGACCGGATCGGGTTTACCGTGGCCGGCCTCGTGGGCGACGCGCAGGTGCTCGCCCGCTGGCTTGCCGCCGAGGTCGAGCTCTACGAGGTCAAGCGCAACGCGCCCATCTCGATCAAGGCCGCCTCGACGCTTCTTGCCAACATCCTGAACGGCCGCAAGTTCGCCCCCTTCTACGTGCAGCTCCTCGTGGGCGGCGTGGACAAGGAGGGCGGCTGGGTCTACTCGCTCGACGCCGCCGGCGGGAGCATCCCCGACAAGTTCGTCGCCACGGGCTCCGGCTCGCCGTTCATGTACGGCGTGCTCGAGGACCACTGGAAGGACGACATGACGACGGACGAGGGCCTCGACCTTGGCATCCGCGCGCTCATGGCCGCCATGAAGCGCGATTCGGCCAGCGGCGACGGCATCGCCATCTGCGCCATCGACCCCAAGACCGGCTTCAAGCGCCTGGACAAGGCCGAGATCGACCGGCGCAAGAAGCGCATGGGCATCGTCACGCCGCAGCCCGGCGGCAACTAG